In the Terriglobus sp. RCC_193 genome, GTCGTGCTGATCCAATTTGGGCATAACGATGGCGGGCCGCTCGACGATACAGCGCGTGCGCGTGGAACGATGCCCGGTGTTGGAGAGGAGAGCAAAGAGATTGAGAACCCGATCCTGAAACGCCATGAAACCGTGCACACGTTTGGGTGGTATCTGACCAAGTATGTTCGCGACGTGAAGGCGCGTGGGGCGAGTCCGATCCTGTGTTCGCTGATCCCACGGAAAATCTGGCAGGACGGCAAGGTTGTGCGTTCGACATCGACCTATCGCGGCTGGACCCAGGCAGTGGCGGAGCGGGAGCATGTAGGGTTCATTGATCTAAATGAGATTATTGCCGAGCAGTACGACGCGCTGGGTGCAACGGCTGTAGAGCCGCTGTTTGGGGATGAACATACGCACACGACGGCGGCCGGAGCCATGCTGAATGCAAAGGCTGTGGTGAGTGGGTTGAAGCATCTTGCAGATGATCCCGTTGCTGGAGATTTCTCGCCTACGGGAGCAAGTGTGGCGGCGTTTCGACCCTGAGGGTTCCGCCTGCTTTTGGGTTCGAACAAGCTCGGTGGAAAACACGCTTGGAGACCACAGACCACAGCTCTCCTTGCCAGTCGCTGCCACGGCTCTGTTCCACCCTGTAACGCAAAAGAGGTGTAGGTCTGTTCGGAAGGCGCATCGAGGAACGAAGCTGAGTCGCCGAATCCACATGCTATTCAGTGGATGGAAAAACTGCAAAACCATTTTCAGCCACCGACATATCGCTAGGAAATCCATTTCAACAAACGGATGATTCCCATCTCGGCTGGTTTGCGGTGTGCGCTTACGTCCGTACGCACGGCGATTTCGTTCCGGTTCTGTTTGTAGTAGTCATACGCACGCAGCAACATCTCTTCATTGGTCAAGGTCGGCTGCCAGCCAAGCTCGCGCTTGATCTTCGTCGTGTCGAAGATGAAACTCTCCGCAATCATTTTGTAGTGATACGGCCCCAGGGGTGACACCTTCAGTTTGTGCGCCAATATCATTGCGGCAATCGTGGGAGATTTCGGTAACGAGCGCACTTTGCTTCGGCTACCACCTGCGGTGATGACAGCTTCATACACCTCGCGCATGGACTTCACATGGTCGGAACCAATGTGGAAGATGCCGCTGCCCTGATAACCCGCGCCCTGAATGCAGGCTGTTGCCAGATCGTCGGCATAGATGAACTGATAGCGATTGCTGCCGTCGCCCACCACCCACACCGTTTTGTGGTCGTCGATGAACTCGTACAGGATGGCCAGCAGACCAAGCCTGCCGCTGTCCATGATCGTGGGGCAACGGATGATGACCACGTTTAGGTCACCCATGAAGTGCTTCAGGCGATGCTCCGCCTCCAGCTTGGATCGACCGTAGAGTTCCACGGGGGCAGGTGTGTCATTTTCTTCATGAACAGGATGCCCCAGATTCGATGCCCATAAGCAGTTCGTGGAGACAAAGACAAACGGCTTCACACCATGCCTCTTTGCCAGCTCTGCCAGCAATGCCGTGGCATCCACGTTGCTGGTCCACATCAGGTGTTCATCCAGCTTCATGCCGTGCGCAAGCTGCGCTGCTGCATGAAAGATGGCGTCGAAGCGATGTTCTGCAAAGGTGCGTTCCATCAGCGCACGATCACGCAGATCGCCCTGAATGCTGGTCAATCCTTCGAGCACGGCGTCTTCATCGCGTTCCAGGTCGATGTTGACGACGGTATGTCCTTCGCGCAGCAGCCTGCGCTTCAACACGCCGCCAAAGAATCCTGATGCACCGGTTACCAGATAGTGAGCCACTTGAAATCCTGTCTTCTATCGTACCGAAATACGCCATTGCCAATCTGACTGCAACAAAGGAAGGCACTTCCTCGATGCAATCCGTACACTAGCGTGAGTAAGCCTTGAAGGAAGCAATGCCGTCCCGCAAAACCGCCCTCATCATCGGCGCAGGCCCCGCTGGCCTCACTGCCGCATTGGAGTTTCAGAAGCAGAGCTCCATTCACCCCGTCGTCCTGGAAGCTTCCGGCGAGATTGGGGGTATCTCGCGCACCGTGCGATACAAGGGCAACCGCATGGACATTGGCGGGCACCGCTTCTTTTCAAAGAATGATCGCGTGATGAAGTGGTGGCTGGACCAGATGCCGACCGAACGCGGTGCCGATAGTAAGGCCGCCATCGCCTATCAGAACACCACCCGCTCCATCGAAGGTCTTGCGGCAAACTCTGACAAAACAGCGCAGGAAGCAGACCTGCTCATGCTCATTCGTCCACGCAAGAGCCGCATCTACTATCTGCGCCGCTTTTTCGACTACCCCATCACCCTCACGCGCGACACACTGGAAAAGCTCGGCCTTCTGCGAGCCGTGCGCATCGGTATCAGCTACATCGAATCGCG is a window encoding:
- a CDS encoding NAD-dependent epimerase/dehydratase family protein produces the protein MAHYLVTGASGFFGGVLKRRLLREGHTVVNIDLERDEDAVLEGLTSIQGDLRDRALMERTFAEHRFDAIFHAAAQLAHGMKLDEHLMWTSNVDATALLAELAKRHGVKPFVFVSTNCLWASNLGHPVHEENDTPAPVELYGRSKLEAEHRLKHFMGDLNVVIIRCPTIMDSGRLGLLAILYEFIDDHKTVWVVGDGSNRYQFIYADDLATACIQGAGYQGSGIFHIGSDHVKSMREVYEAVITAGGSRSKVRSLPKSPTIAAMILAHKLKVSPLGPYHYKMIAESFIFDTTKIKRELGWQPTLTNEEMLLRAYDYYKQNRNEIAVRTDVSAHRKPAEMGIIRLLKWIS